A single window of Planktothrix serta PCC 8927 DNA harbors:
- a CDS encoding DUF2301 domain-containing membrane protein: protein MVQTQQPAIPVIYQGQFGEYTINDNDRWSVIIYRTGLIIAALCFTVATGLILFQENNPRVLQALTPIYFCFWLGLGVSLSTIHIYLIPLHRLLQLFWLIGGIAAAVFAWVDEEPLALTIYHHPYTLFGVGFTFVALTGIYFKEAFCFNRMETKLLTPLVPLLLLGFIAGIWSVSAQRILLAFWAIQFIIFAGRKVFQGIPADIGDKSVFDYLHAQRSTQAKV, encoded by the coding sequence ATGGTACAAACACAACAACCCGCTATACCCGTTATTTATCAAGGACAGTTTGGCGAATACACGATTAACGATAATGATCGTTGGAGCGTGATTATTTACCGAACAGGCTTAATCATAGCAGCCTTATGCTTTACGGTGGCAACGGGATTAATTTTGTTTCAGGAGAATAACCCCAGGGTTCTACAAGCGTTAACCCCCATCTACTTTTGTTTTTGGTTAGGGTTGGGGGTAAGTTTATCAACGATTCATATTTATTTGATTCCGTTACACCGACTTCTCCAACTCTTTTGGTTAATTGGGGGAATTGCTGCTGCGGTGTTTGCTTGGGTTGATGAAGAACCCTTAGCGTTAACAATTTATCACCATCCTTATACGTTGTTTGGGGTGGGGTTTACCTTTGTTGCTTTAACGGGGATTTATTTTAAAGAAGCCTTCTGTTTTAACCGCATGGAAACCAAGTTATTAACGCCTCTTGTTCCTTTATTATTATTGGGATTTATTGCAGGAATTTGGTCAGTTTCGGCTCAAAGAATTTTGTTAGCATTTTGGGCGATTCAATTTATCATTTTTGCTGGTCGAAAAGTCTTCCAAGGAATTCCTGCTGATATTGGGGATAAAAGTGTGTTTGATTATCTTCACGCTCAACGTTCTACTCAAGCTAAGGTTTAG